ATCGCGGCCCATCATCCAATTCAGCCAGCCTCATCGCATGATTCGAGGATTGGACTCATTTCGGTTTTTCGCCTTCCTGGCTGTGTTCTTGTTCCACGCCGGCTACCTGGAGTGCGGCTATCTGGGCGTGCAGGCTTTCTTCGTTCTGTCCGGCTTTCTCCTCACCCCCATCCTCCTCGACATGAAGGCCTCCCTGGACCGAGGTCAGTATTTCCGGAACTTCTACGGCAGGCGCGTTCTGCGCATCTTCCCGTTGTATTACGCCTGCCTGGTTGCGGCGGCCCTGGTCCTGCTGTCGGCCTGGCAGCTCCCCGCGCTGCGCCAGACGCCGGGCGTGGCCAGCAGCCTGGCCGAGTTGCCCTACTTGTTCACCTACACCAGCGACTTCTACCAGGCCGCGCACTCCGGCCTGAGACACACGTCCCCGCTCTTCACCCACTTCTGGTCGCTGGCCGTGGAGGAGCAGTTCTACCTGGTCTGGCCCTTTTTCCTCTGGCTGGTGCCGGCAAGGCGGCTGCCGTACTGGGGGGGGGGGGGGGGGGGGGGGGGGGGTAGATTGCGGGCAGTCCGCCATCCACGCGGCGAAAGGGGCAATAATAATACCAAGGGGAATAATTATCATGCTGACAAAAAGACACGGACTTTGGGGGACATTGCTTGGCGCAATTGCATTGGTCGCCGCATGCGGGGGCGGAGGTGGCGGATCGTCATCATCGTCCACCAGCGGATCAACGTCCACTTCAAGCGGCGCGTCAGGCTCCAGTTCCGTTTATTTAAAGTGCGATTGCATTGAGTTGACTGGAATTGGAGAAACCTTGACCTTCACCACATCAAATGACAAGTTGATTATCACAGGTTCCAATCCCACTAGCGTCGTCCATCAAACAACCGGCGGGGTCAACGAGACATTGAATGTACCAGAGGGGGAAAGCGTTAGCACAATGGCTACTGGGGGTATGTACGTAAATTTCTTTAGAGGCGCGAAAGGTGTGGGAGAGGCGGATTACTTTATAATTATGAGTGATGGTGATATGTCACTATCCGCTAATATCTACCAGCTTTACTCATATTCAACAAACACGACATGGCCGTCTGAACGGGTATTTGTTGACTTTGGACGAGATGTCGTTTCCATGGATATGCAGAGCGGAGAGTTTGTTTTCTATCATAATACTCAAAACGGTCAAATCCAAACAGGGGGTGGTTATTCGCTAGCGGTCAATGAAGGCGCAAGCTCGCTGAGCAGTTACTCGGATTCATTCACTCAATTGGTGAGGACCGGCAATAATACGTTTGTGGTCGTTCAAACCGGGTCGGTGAGCAACACAAGCGATATATACCCATAATGGAGCGGGGCATCTTGCCCGCAAATCATCATTGCGCCTTCGATGGGCGCAATGATGATAAGAATTAAACACAAACCGTCTCACAAAGCGGTGGTTATCTCCACATTCTTTTCCCCGTTAGCGGAGCCTTCGAGGCTCCATTAACGTGATGCGGGCGGGACGCCCGCGCTCCTGGGGGAAGATGCGCTGCTCCATGGCCAGTCTTGCGGTTGCGCCACAAGACCGGCTTTCACCGGGTTGTTTTCGATATATTCCCGCGCCATGAAAAAGTGCCGCTCGTTCCGGATGGCTCTGTCGAAATACTCCGGTTGCCAGAATTTGCCGTCCAGCCCTAGCGTTTTTTTCGCTTCCTTGGCTGTAAATGATTTCCAGCTTTGTAATATCGAGGATATGGCGTGTCCGCCGCATGGGGAAAAAAGGGCGTGAACATGGTTTGGCATAACGGCCCACGCATGCAACATATACCTTTCGCCGTCAAATTTCGCCAAAGCCCGCGCCACCATACCGGCGATACGACCGTCAGCCAGCCATCGTACGCCTGGGCCATTATCCAGATAATCCTCCACCCGGTTTCGGAATTCTTCGTTTCTTTTCAGTTCCGGTTCATTGGCCAGTTCGCCCTTCCATTTCAACAGAAGTTCTTTTGGCAGCGAACCATAAAGCCTGAATGATACGGTTTGCGTGATTTCCCCGCCCTCGAAATGGGGCAAATAACCGCGATCATGCCAATAGATTTTCAGGGGATTATTTTCCATGCCGGAAATTTAACACGCGCTTCCGCTAAAATAAATATCTTCTCCCCTTGGAGCGCGGGCATCTTGCCCGCACCGCCTTTTCGCCGGTTCGACGCCGGCGTAAAGGCGGTAATAAGCAGTTACGCAAAAACCGGCTTGTTTATAGTGGCGTTTCTCTATTTGCGTTTTATACGGCGCGTTGAGCGCCGTATAAAACGATGCGGGCAAGATGCCCGCGCTCCTTAGTCAATCCCCACCACAATCTTGATGAAATAGGGTGGAAATTGTTGTAGTATATGGCCGTATTTTTATATTGGGGATCAGTTTTACTTTTCGAACGCCAATGGGGGTTATCATGAGCGGAATCATAGCGGTGACGGGCAGGCAGATAATAGATTCACGCGGTAACCCCACCGTCGAGGTGGACGTGATTTTGGAATCGGGCGCCATGGGCCGGGCCGCCGTCCCTTCCGGCGCCTCCACGGGAACCCGCGAGGCGCTTGAGCTTCGCGACGGGGACAAAAAGCGCTTCTCCGGCAAAGGCGTCCTTAAGGCCGTCGCCAACGTGAACAATAAAATCGCCCCCAAGATACTGGGGCTGGACGCCACCGACCAGGCGAACATAGACGGCCTGATGATCGCGCTGGACGGCACGGAGAGCAAGAAAAACCTGGGGGCCAACGCGATGCTCGGCGTTTCCATGGCTGTGGCGAAAGCCGCCGCGGAGGACGCTGGCCTGCCGCTTTTCCGCTATATCGGCGGGGCCAACGCCAAGGAACTGCCGTTGCCGATGATGAACATAATGAACGGCGGCGCCCACGCGGACAACAATGTGGACTTCCAGGAGTTCATGATAATGCCGGCCGGGGCCAAATGTTTATCCGACGCTTTGAGGATGGGGGCCGAAATATTCCACACGCTTAAAAGCATCCTCAAGAAAAAAGGATACGCCACATCAGTCGGCGACGAGGGTGGTTTCGCCCCGAACTTGAAGAGCAACATCGAGGCGGTGGAAGTGATACTCGAAGCGATTTCCGCCGCCGGATACAAGCCGGGCAAGGACGTTATGCTGGCGCTGGACGCCGCCGCGTCGGAATTTTACGAGAACGGCAAATACGTGATGGAGGCGGAGGCAAAGCCCAACAAGACCACGGACGACATGATCCGCTTCTACGAGGACATGGTGCGGCAGTACCCGGTGATCTCCATAGAGGACGGGCTGGCCGAGCAGGACTGGGCTGGATGGAAGAAGCTGACGGACGCGCTTGGGAGCAAGGTACAGCTTGTGGGGGACGACATATTCGTCACCAATACAAAAATATTCGCAAAAGGTATCGAAAAGGGGATCGCCAACTCCATATTGATAAAGGTGAACCAGATCGGCACGCTGACGGAGACCATGGACGCCATAGAGATGGCCAAGCGGGCGGGGTACACCGCCGTGATAAGCCACCGTTCCGGCGAGACGGAGGACTCCACCATAGCCGACATCGCCGTGGCGGCCAACACCGGCCAGATAAAAACCGGTTCCATGAGCCGGACCGACAGGATCGCCAAGTATAACCAGCTCCTGCGGATTGAGGAAATGCTGGGGGACGCCGCCGCTTTCCGGGGGCGATCTGTTTTCACCTCCATCAAGGGATGATTAGTGGCGCTCAAAGTGGAATTTGACGGGCGGGCGAAAAGGCTTCTGGCGTTTTCGGCGGTTTTCTTCGTGCTTGTGACGGTGGCGGCGTGGAACAAGGAAAACGGATTCGCGGACATACAGCGGCTGTCCACGGCGATAAATGAACTGGACACCCGGATAGCGGACTTAAGGCTGGAGAACGAGCGCCACGCCAACGAACTTCGGTTCATCAACACAAGCGACATATATGTTGAAAAGATCGCCAGGGAGAGCCTGGGCCTGGTGAAACCGGGCGAAGTGGTATATGAATTTGTGGACGCGGCCAGCATCGGCGGCGTTCAGGACCATCCATCCCTGGCACAGCCGGAAAAGCCTTCCGCCCAATAGCGCCGCGCGCGTTTTGCGCCTAATTGTCCCCGGTGGCGGACTTGATCTCCTGCTCCCCTTTTCCATAAGCCATGTACGCCACCCCGCCGAGCGCTACGGCCAACACCATCGAAATGATGTGGAACACCACCGCCAGCTCCACCCCCTTGGCCGAACCAAACAGGGACAATATCTCGCCAAACCCGATCTCCCCCACCCCGAGGCCTCCCGGGGCCAGCGGTATGGCGTTGATCAAAATGCAAAGCGGCAGGGCGAACATATAGTGGCCAGGTGAAAGTTCGTTGATGTCCAGCGCCTGGGCGATGATATACAGGGCCGTGTACATCATAAACTGCGAAACGATGGACAGGCCCAGGGCCGCCAGCGAATACAGCGGCCTGTCCCGGAAACCGTGGATGGAATTGTATATCTTCACCACCTTGTCGTGAAAAGGCATTTTTGTGAGGATGAAAACGTTCAGCCGCGTCTTGCGCAGCCGCTTGCTCATCACCACCGCCCCGGCGATGTTGTACGCGGCGAAAAAGACCAGGACAAACAGCACAAGACCCTTCATGGCGGGGGTCCACCACGGCGGAACGGAGGGCAGCGTGGCAACGTACGCATACGCCCCCAGCCCGGCGAGCGCCGCAACGAAGATCACAGTATAAAGCCCCAGAAGCCTGTCGAATATTACGGTGGTCACAAGGGCGGCCTTCTGCTGCTGTCCCTTGGCCAGATAGTACGCCTTTACTATGTCCCCCCCCACCGCGCCGGGAAACACGATGTTGAAGAACGCCCCGATCAACGTGAGGTTGAGCGCCGGCCAGAGGCCCACGTGGATGTCCTGCGCCTTGATCAAAAGCCGCCACCTCTCCACGGAGATGAGCATCCCGATGAGCAAAAGCGCCGTGGCCGAAACGATGGCCCCCGGATGGGTGGCGGCCTCCCCTATCGAGGCCAGATTAAGCCTGCCGCTTGAGTACAGGAACCAGAATATGGCCGCTATTATCAGCAGCCTGGCGGCGTCCAGCAGCTTTTTCCTGACCTTATCCATTGTCAACGGGCGTTCCCTTGAAAAAAAATCATCGGGGCAGTGTAACACATCCAAAAGGATATATACTTGTCCGGATGAGGTGGCTATCTTTAATACTTGCACTCGCGGCGCAGCTTACGATGTATGGCGGCGCCTTCGCGGCCGACATAAACATCAGCGCCAAGGCCTCGCCGGAAAGGCTCCCGCCGGGGGAGTCTTTTCAACTTACCATAAGAGTCGAGGGGAGCGGCGTGAAGAGCCTGCCGGATCCTGTCCTGCCCCGGCTTGAGAACTTCGAGATCACCGGCAAAGGGGTGAACCAGGAAATCTCCATGGTCAACCTGACGGCCAAGGTGGCCAAAAGCGTGGTGTACACCATCCGCGCCCCCAAAGAGGGGACCTTTGAAATCCCCTCCGCCACCGTCGAATATGACGGAAGGAAATACTCCACAAAGCCAATCAACATCGTGGTGGACCCCAAGGCCCAGGCGCAGGCCCAGGGCGCGGGGAGGAAGGACCCTCTGGACCTGGACGGGCTCATTAACAACAGCTTCTTCCCCCAGGGAAGAAAGATCGCCAGGGACGACATATTCATCACAATGGACGTGGACAAAAAAGAAGCCGTCCCCAACGAGCCTGTCATGGCCACCTTCAGCTTCTACCGCGCGGTGGACATCTACGAGCACCCGACGTACATGAAACCGGACTTCAAGGGATTCTGGGTGGAGGACATGCAAGGCGGGGACAATAAGCGCGAATGGACCTCCACGCAAAACGTAAATGGAAAGGCCTACCATGTGACCAGGCTCAAGTATGCGCTCATGCCGGTGACGACGGGGACGCACACAATCGAACCGGCGCAGGTGTACATCACAGTGGACCCGTGGTCGGACAGGATGAAGCTTCAGACAAAGCCCATCACCGTGAACGTGCGCCCGCTTCCGGAAAAAGGGAGACCGGCCGGCTTTAAGGGAATGGTGGGAAGCTATACTGTCACTTCGGGCGTGGAGCCTTCCACCCCGGCGGTCAATTCCAACGTGATGTTGCGAATCTCGATAAGCGGCGACGGATACTTAAAGCCAGCCCCCGCCCCGGAAAAGCCGGTCTTGGACGGATTCGAGATATTTGAACCGAAGGTGACGGACACGCTGGACAAAAGCCAGGGAAAACTCATCTCCAGGCGGATAATTGAGTTTCCGATGATACCGCGCCAGACCGGGGAAAAAACGATCCCCCCCATGGTGTTCACATGGTATGACACGGCGAAGAAGGAATATGTGCGCGCGGCCACCGTGGAAGCGAGGATCAACGTCACCGCCCAGGCTGGCGGCCAGGGGACGGCTGGGGGGCATGGCGGGATCGAGCAGGTCCAAAGCGGCATGAGGTACATAAAGCCGGACGTGGCGGTCCTTTCCGCCGAACCTGCGCCGGTCCATGGCAGGTGGTGGATGTGGGTCATCCTCGCCGCGCCTTTGCCGGCGCTTGCGGGGATAAACGTATTCGCCCGGAGGCGCCAACGGCTTTTGACCGACAGGCGTTTCGCCAGATTGACAAACGCCGCCGGAAACGCACACAAAAAGCTGGACGAAGCGGAGGGGCTTTCGGACGGGCGTGAATTCTTCGCGCATGTGGACAGCGCCATACGCGGATATCTGGCCGACCGGTGGGACATGCCCGCCCCTTCCGTTACAGCGGAGACGATACACCAGCGGATCAACGCAGATGGCGCGTTGCGGGACGAAATAATAAACGCGCTGGAATCGGCGGAAACCGGAAGGTACGCCCCATCCGGCGGCGAGGACAGGACCGGCAGCCTGAAAAGGGCCAGGGAAATAATCGGACGGCTGGAGCGGAGCAAATGAGAATTCTGGCATTCGCGGCGGCGATATTCGCTCTCACAACTCTTCGCGCTTACTCGATGACGGACGCGGAGATTTACAACACCGCCAACAGGCTGTACCTGGCCGGAGATTACGAAGGAGCGCTTGGACTGTACAACTCCCTGAACATCGCCAACGCATACCTGGAATACAACAAAGGGGCGGCGTACCTTAAGACCGGGAAATTGGGCAGGGCGGCGGTTCGGTTTCACCGGGCGCTGCGGCTAGATCCGGACGACGAGGACGCCATTGCCAACCTGGAATATATAAACACCATCAAGCCCGACAGCGAGAAGGGCGCCAGGCCCGGGACGTTAGCGCGGGCGCTGAACGCCTTGAAAGGCGCCGTGGGTGTGAACACGTCCGTATGGGTGTTCACCGCGCTTTATTACGCGGCGGCGGGGCTGGCGGGGCTCGGGGCGCTCTGCTCCGGCAGGCTGAAAAAAAGGGCCTATTTGATTGCGGCTGTGGCGGGATTGGCAGCGATGGCGTGGGGGGGATGGACATTCTGGCGGATCGCCGGGGTGGACCAGGCCGGGGCCGCCGTGGCGGTGGAAGCGAGCGTGGACGCTTTCGCCGAACCGTCGGAAAAAAGCGGCAGGTTGTTCACATTCCATGACGGCGCCGCCTGCAGGATAAGCAGGATCGAAGGGGACTTCGCGCAGGTGACACTGGCTTCCGGGCTGACCGGATGGGTGCAAAGGGGCTCTGTGGAGGAGATTTGAACGCGCAACACCGGATTCATGACCGTGTATAAGCTGATCCGTCTTTTTTATGGAAGATAATTAACTTGACCGGCGGCGCGCCACTAATATAAAAATGTTTCACGCCTCCGCCCGCGCGGCGGCGGTTCAAACCAGGCCGGTGATTCCATCAGCCTTGGCCAGTTCATAAGAACGTCTTCAAGAGGGGCGTTTGATTGCTGTTATAAACTTGAACGGAGGAATCTTATGAGAAATCTAAGCCTGTTAGCGTTAGGGCTGGCGGCGTGGATCGGCCTTGCCTCAAATGCGCAAGCGTATCCCGCGGCCGGAGCGGAG
This window of the Nitrospinota bacterium genome carries:
- a CDS encoding septum formation initiator family protein; amino-acid sequence: MALKVEFDGRAKRLLAFSAVFFVLVTVAAWNKENGFADIQRLSTAINELDTRIADLRLENERHANELRFINTSDIYVEKIARESLGLVKPGEVVYEFVDAASIGGVQDHPSLAQPEKPSAQ
- a CDS encoding protein BatD yields the protein MRWLSLILALAAQLTMYGGAFAADINISAKASPERLPPGESFQLTIRVEGSGVKSLPDPVLPRLENFEITGKGVNQEISMVNLTAKVAKSVVYTIRAPKEGTFEIPSATVEYDGRKYSTKPINIVVDPKAQAQAQGAGRKDPLDLDGLINNSFFPQGRKIARDDIFITMDVDKKEAVPNEPVMATFSFYRAVDIYEHPTYMKPDFKGFWVEDMQGGDNKREWTSTQNVNGKAYHVTRLKYALMPVTTGTHTIEPAQVYITVDPWSDRMKLQTKPITVNVRPLPEKGRPAGFKGMVGSYTVTSGVEPSTPAVNSNVMLRISISGDGYLKPAPAPEKPVLDGFEIFEPKVTDTLDKSQGKLISRRIIEFPMIPRQTGEKTIPPMVFTWYDTAKKEYVRAATVEARINVTAQAGGQGTAGGHGGIEQVQSGMRYIKPDVAVLSAEPAPVHGRWWMWVILAAPLPALAGINVFARRRQRLLTDRRFARLTNAAGNAHKKLDEAEGLSDGREFFAHVDSAIRGYLADRWDMPAPSVTAETIHQRINADGALRDEIINALESAETGRYAPSGGEDRTGSLKRAREIIGRLERSK
- a CDS encoding transposase, whose amino-acid sequence is MKWKGELANEPELKRNEEFRNRVEDYLDNGPGVRWLADGRIAGMVARALAKFDGERYMLHAWAVMPNHVHALFSPCGGHAISSILQSWKSFTAKEAKKTLGLDGKFWQPEYFDRAIRNERHFFMAREYIENNPVKAGLVAQPQDWPWSSASSPRSAGVPPASR
- a CDS encoding flippase-like domain-containing protein; the protein is MDKVRKKLLDAARLLIIAAIFWFLYSSGRLNLASIGEAATHPGAIVSATALLLIGMLISVERWRLLIKAQDIHVGLWPALNLTLIGAFFNIVFPGAVGGDIVKAYYLAKGQQQKAALVTTVIFDRLLGLYTVIFVAALAGLGAYAYVATLPSVPPWWTPAMKGLVLFVLVFFAAYNIAGAVVMSKRLRKTRLNVFILTKMPFHDKVVKIYNSIHGFRDRPLYSLAALGLSIVSQFMMYTALYIIAQALDINELSPGHYMFALPLCILINAIPLAPGGLGVGEIGFGEILSLFGSAKGVELAVVFHIISMVLAVALGGVAYMAYGKGEQEIKSATGDN
- the eno gene encoding phosphopyruvate hydratase, with the translated sequence MSGIIAVTGRQIIDSRGNPTVEVDVILESGAMGRAAVPSGASTGTREALELRDGDKKRFSGKGVLKAVANVNNKIAPKILGLDATDQANIDGLMIALDGTESKKNLGANAMLGVSMAVAKAAAEDAGLPLFRYIGGANAKELPLPMMNIMNGGAHADNNVDFQEFMIMPAGAKCLSDALRMGAEIFHTLKSILKKKGYATSVGDEGGFAPNLKSNIEAVEVILEAISAAGYKPGKDVMLALDAAASEFYENGKYVMEAEAKPNKTTDDMIRFYEDMVRQYPVISIEDGLAEQDWAGWKKLTDALGSKVQLVGDDIFVTNTKIFAKGIEKGIANSILIKVNQIGTLTETMDAIEMAKRAGYTAVISHRSGETEDSTIADIAVAANTGQIKTGSMSRTDRIAKYNQLLRIEEMLGDAAAFRGRSVFTSIKG
- a CDS encoding acyltransferase, which produces MDSFRFFAFLAVFLFHAGYLECGYLGVQAFFVLSGFLLTPILLDMKASLDRGQYFRNFYGRRVLRIFPLYYACLVAAALVLLSAWQLPALRQTPGVASSLAELPYLFTYTSDFYQAAHSGLRHTSPLFTHFWSLAVEEQFYLVWPFFLWLVPARRLPYWGGGGGGGGGRLRAVRHPRGERGNNNTKGNNYHADKKTRTLGDIAWRNCIGRRMRGRRWRIVIIVHQRINVHFKRRVRLQFRLFKVRLH